The DNA segment TAATACATTGCCTATTTTAGATCAAGATAATAATTTGCAGTATTTTGTGTTCCGTAAGGATTATGATAGTCATAAAGAACATCCTAGAGAGTTATTGGATCAACATAAGAGATTATTGGTGGGAGCTGGAATTAATACACGTGATTATCAAGAAAGAGTGCCTGCTTTGGTAGAAGCTGGAGTTGATGTGGTTTGTATTGATTCTTCAGATGGTTATTCTGAATGGCAGAAGGATACCATCGAATACATTAAAAGTAATTTTGCACACGTTCTTGTAGGTGCCGGAAATGTGGTGGATAGAGATGGTTTTATGTACCTGGCAGAAGCAGGTGCTGACTTTGTAAAAGTTGGTGTTGGCGGCGGTTCAATATGTATTACTCGTGAACAAAAGGGAATTGGTAGGGGACAGGCTACGGCACTTATTGAGGTGGCTGCCGCCAGAGATGAGTATTTCAAAAAGACAGGAGAGTATATTCCTATTTGTTCAGATGGAGGTATTGTACAGGATTATCATATGACACTGGCTCTGGCTATGGGGGCTGACTTTTTGATGATGGGTAGATATTTTGCTCGTTTTGATGAGAGTCCAACACGTAAATTATTAATAGGTGGTAATTATGTGAAGGAATATTGGGGCGAAGGTTCTAATAGAGCTCGTAACTGGCAACGATATGACATGGGTGGCAATGATAACCTGAAGTTTGAAGAAGGGGTAGATAGCTATGTTCCTTATGCCGGAAAACTAAAAGACAATATTGAAATGACCATTGGTAAAATTAAATCTACCATGTGTAGCTGTGGTGTGGCATCCTTATTGGAGTTAAAATCGGATGCGAAACTTACATTGGTATCTTCAACAAGTATTATTGAAGGTGGTGCGCATGACGTAATAGTGAAAGAAACTAAGAATTAAAGTTTTTGTTCATCGTATTTAAATGTCCCTTTGTTGTGTTAGCAGCAAAGGGATATTTTTTTTCGGGGTATCAGTGTGCTCCTTGCGTTTTGAAGCCTCATGACGAAGTTTTAATGCAGCATACCGCTTTGCATTGTATGGCGTGAGAACCTGCCTATATGGATGGAGAAAATACAGCAAGGTCTTGCGTAAAGCTAAGACCTTGCTCGCAATAAGTACGTTTTATTTATCTAATTCGATCCATTGATCTTACCAAGGCTTCATCTTTTCCTATGGCTCTAAGAGCTAAAATGTTTAGTATGGCTGCGACAATGGGAAATACAGTGCTGATCCCGTAGCTTAAGGCAGTTGCGTTAAGCTGTTTCATACCAACTGTTCCAAAATAATAGATGAGAGCAGTTGTTCCTATCAAAAGGCCCACATTGGCTGCACAGAGTCTTATCTGAATCATTCTTCTTTTAAATAGAAATATTGAAACCAGTGAAACGAGTGGAGTTAGTATCAACAATATTGTTAATGCAACAGTTGCCATGCTTTCACTATTGGCATTTGTTTCTGCAGCATGGATGCCTGCGTAGTTTAAAATGTATTCAATATCCGCAACAAAGGTTATTTGTGTAGAAAAAAACATAGATGTTCCAAATGCCACTGCCAACAATAAATAAATAGTCTGGATTCTTTGTATCATAGTCAATAATTTTTGGCAAAAATAGAAAGAATAAATGACATTTTGTTGTAATTTTATTATATGTAGTGGGGATTTATATGGGGGTGGGTAATGATAATATATTGTTGTTTTTGTAATAAAGAATAACATGTTTTACAAAAAAAATATACCTTGCTTTAAAATTTAATGCAAAGAAATATATGGCACGAAGAATAGAGGAATCGGAATTAATTTTAAATGGTGATGGAAGTATTTTTCATCTTCATCTAAAACCAGGTGAATTGGCTGACAATATTATTCTGGTTGGTGATCCGGGTCGGGTTGAGACAGTAACGTCTTTTTTTGATACTGTTGAACTTGTACGAAAAAATCGCGAGTTCGTATCAGCTACCGGTATCTATAAAGGTACGCGCTTCTCGGTGATAGCTACAGGGATTGGTACCGATAATATAGATATAGTGGTAAATGAGTTAGATGCACTGGTAAATATTGACTTTGAAACAAGGACGGTTCATAAGGAGCATAAGGCACTTCGTATGGTAAGGATTGGTACATCCGGATCTCTGCAAAAGGATCTCCCGGTAGATAGTTGCTTATTGAGTTCCAAGGCAATTGGTTTTGATGGACTGTTAAACTTTTATGCAGGTAGAAACGAGGTGGCAGACTTGGACTTTGAGCAGCAGTTTAAAGAAAGTATGGCATGGAATCCTCTGCTTGCCTCACCCTATGTGGTAGATGCTTCTAAAGAACTATTGGATAAGCTGTCGGTAAATGGCTTTCATCAAGGAGTGACCATTTCCGCTCCGGGGTTTTATGGTCCGCAAGGTAGGATGCTTCGTTTAGGTATTCAGGATGTGGATATTAACGAAAAAATAAGTACATTTAAGTATGAACAGTATAAAATTACTAATTATGAAATGGAATGCTCGGCCATTTATGGCTTGTCGAAATTGTTAGGGCACCAGGCTGCTACTGTATGTGCCATCATTGCAAACCGACAAGCAGGAGAATATAGTAAGGATTATAAACCGGTCATAAAGCATTTGATAGAGAAGGTACTCGATAGTTTGGTATAATGGAATTTAAAAGATGGATACCATGGATAAAACAAAAGTACATGCGTTAATTTCTTTGTTAGATGATCCCAATGAGATGATATTCAGTTCTGTAGAAGAACAATTGCTCAAGGAAGAGATAGGTGTAGTGGATGAGTTAGAAAAGGCTTGGGAAGTATCTTGTGATGATGTTTTTCAGAAACGCGTTGAGAATATCATCCATACACTTCAGCTCAATGATGTGAAGAGTTCCATGGCTAAGTGGATCAATGAAGGAGGTCAGGATTTGTTTTATGGTGCCTTTTTGGTAGCCAAATATCAATATCCAGAACTTAACTATGATGTATTGAACGAGAAAGTGAATAAATTACAGAGAGACGTTTGGTTAGAGCTGAATGATCACCTTACGGCTATTGAAAAAGTGAGAATTATTAATCATATTATGTTTGATGTCCATAAATATGTGAGAAATAGCACCCATTTTTTTGCACCGCAGAATTCTTATATCAATGAGGTAATGGATACTAAAAAAGGGAATCCTATATCATTGTGTATTATTTATTCGGTAGTGGCACAGCGTTTGGGGTTGCCGATTTATGGAGTGAACTTACCTAAGAATTTTGTTCTGTGTTATTTGGACGAAAATATTCATCCTTATTCTATTGTGGAATATAAAGATAATGTGATGTTTTATATCAATCCGGTGAATAAAGGTGCGATTCTAGGAAGAAAAGAAATAGAGTACTTTATTAAACAACAAAAACTGAATCATGTACCATCTTATTTTAACCCTTGCTCTAATTTAGATACAATTAAAAGGGTACTGTTTAATTTGTCCTATGCCTATAACAATGAAGGAAATGAACTTAAAAAAGAAGAGATTTTGCAATTATTGCAATTATTTAGATAGAATGTAAATTTATAGCTTCAAAAATAGAATCATGAGTATGTTAGAATCATTAGCGCCCGCTGAGGTGT comes from the Saccharicrinis fermentans DSM 9555 = JCM 21142 genome and includes:
- a CDS encoding IMP dehydrogenase, giving the protein MANIFNEVSRTFNEYLIIPGLTTKEHTPDKVNLRTPLVKFKKGEESAITLNIPFVSSIMQSVSDDGMAKALAKEGGLSFIFGSQGIEEQSRMVKRVKAHKAGFVESRANLTPEHTLKDVIELKKRTGFSTIGVTEDGSATGSFKGLVTGRDYRPSRDDHNRKVKEFMTPLKDLIYGKSGVSLKEANDIIWEHKLNTLPILDQDNNLQYFVFRKDYDSHKEHPRELLDQHKRLLVGAGINTRDYQERVPALVEAGVDVVCIDSSDGYSEWQKDTIEYIKSNFAHVLVGAGNVVDRDGFMYLAEAGADFVKVGVGGGSICITREQKGIGRGQATALIEVAAARDEYFKKTGEYIPICSDGGIVQDYHMTLALAMGADFLMMGRYFARFDESPTRKLLIGGNYVKEYWGEGSNRARNWQRYDMGGNDNLKFEEGVDSYVPYAGKLKDNIEMTIGKIKSTMCSCGVASLLELKSDAKLTLVSSTSIIEGGAHDVIVKETKN
- a CDS encoding DUF4293 domain-containing protein; translated protein: MIQRIQTIYLLLAVAFGTSMFFSTQITFVADIEYILNYAGIHAAETNANSESMATVALTILLILTPLVSLVSIFLFKRRMIQIRLCAANVGLLIGTTALIYYFGTVGMKQLNATALSYGISTVFPIVAAILNILALRAIGKDEALVRSMDRIR
- a CDS encoding nucleoside phosphorylase gives rise to the protein MARRIEESELILNGDGSIFHLHLKPGELADNIILVGDPGRVETVTSFFDTVELVRKNREFVSATGIYKGTRFSVIATGIGTDNIDIVVNELDALVNIDFETRTVHKEHKALRMVRIGTSGSLQKDLPVDSCLLSSKAIGFDGLLNFYAGRNEVADLDFEQQFKESMAWNPLLASPYVVDASKELLDKLSVNGFHQGVTISAPGFYGPQGRMLRLGIQDVDINEKISTFKYEQYKITNYEMECSAIYGLSKLLGHQAATVCAIIANRQAGEYSKDYKPVIKHLIEKVLDSLV
- a CDS encoding transglutaminase-like domain-containing protein encodes the protein MDKTKVHALISLLDDPNEMIFSSVEEQLLKEEIGVVDELEKAWEVSCDDVFQKRVENIIHTLQLNDVKSSMAKWINEGGQDLFYGAFLVAKYQYPELNYDVLNEKVNKLQRDVWLELNDHLTAIEKVRIINHIMFDVHKYVRNSTHFFAPQNSYINEVMDTKKGNPISLCIIYSVVAQRLGLPIYGVNLPKNFVLCYLDENIHPYSIVEYKDNVMFYINPVNKGAILGRKEIEYFIKQQKLNHVPSYFNPCSNLDTIKRVLFNLSYAYNNEGNELKKEEILQLLQLFR